One window of the Amycolatopsis mediterranei genome contains the following:
- the purB gene encoding adenylosuccinate lyase has protein sequence MTDKPRIPNVLAARYASADLVSLWSPEQKVVLERQLWLAVLKAQRDLGVEVPDGVVEAYERVVGDVDLESIAARERVTRHDVKARIEEFSDLAGHEHIHKGMTSRDLTENVEQLQLLRSLELVRTRVAAVLARLATLAVEHADTVMAGRSHNVAAQATTLGKRFATAADELLVAFERLDNLIERYPLRGIKGPVGTAQDMLDLLGDESTLDQLEDRVMQHLGFNRRFVSVGQVYPRSLDFDVLSTVVQLAAAPSSLAKTIRLMAGHELVTEGFKPGQVGSSAMPHKMNTRSCERVNGLAVVLRGYLSMIGELAGDQWNEGDVSDSVVRRVALPDSFFALDGLLETFLTVLAEFGAFPAVIERELDRYLPFLTTTKVLMASVRGGVGRETAHEAIKEHAVAVALEMREGRAENDLLDRFAADDRIPLDRGELDKLLADRISFTGTAGRQVAQVAERVTHVLERFPEATGYVPQPIL, from the coding sequence GTGACGGACAAGCCCCGCATTCCGAACGTACTCGCCGCCCGCTACGCCTCGGCGGACCTGGTCTCGCTCTGGTCCCCGGAGCAGAAGGTGGTCCTCGAACGGCAGCTCTGGCTCGCCGTCCTCAAGGCCCAGCGGGACCTCGGCGTCGAGGTGCCGGATGGCGTCGTCGAGGCGTACGAGCGGGTCGTCGGCGACGTCGACCTCGAGTCGATCGCCGCCCGCGAGCGCGTCACCCGCCACGACGTCAAGGCGCGGATCGAGGAGTTCAGCGACCTCGCCGGCCACGAGCACATCCACAAGGGCATGACCTCGCGCGACCTCACCGAGAACGTCGAGCAGCTGCAGCTGCTCCGCTCCCTCGAGCTCGTGCGCACCCGCGTCGCCGCCGTGCTGGCGCGGCTGGCCACCCTCGCCGTCGAGCACGCCGACACCGTCATGGCCGGGCGCTCGCACAACGTCGCCGCGCAGGCCACCACCCTCGGCAAGCGGTTCGCCACGGCGGCCGACGAGCTGCTGGTCGCCTTCGAGCGGCTCGACAACCTCATCGAGCGCTACCCGCTGCGCGGCATCAAGGGCCCGGTCGGCACCGCGCAGGACATGCTCGACCTGCTCGGCGACGAGTCCACTTTGGACCAGCTCGAGGATCGCGTGATGCAGCACCTCGGGTTCAACCGGCGGTTCGTCAGCGTCGGCCAGGTGTACCCGCGCTCGCTCGACTTCGACGTGCTGTCCACTGTGGTCCAGCTCGCCGCGGCGCCGTCCAGCCTGGCCAAGACGATCCGGCTGATGGCCGGGCACGAGCTGGTCACCGAGGGCTTCAAGCCCGGCCAGGTCGGCTCGTCCGCCATGCCGCACAAGATGAACACCCGCTCGTGCGAGCGGGTGAACGGCCTGGCCGTCGTGCTGCGCGGCTACCTGTCGATGATCGGCGAGCTGGCCGGCGACCAGTGGAACGAGGGCGACGTCTCCGACTCGGTCGTCCGCCGGGTCGCGCTGCCGGACAGTTTCTTCGCCCTCGACGGCCTGCTGGAGACGTTCCTCACCGTGCTCGCCGAGTTCGGCGCCTTCCCGGCGGTGATCGAGCGTGAGCTTGATCGCTACCTGCCCTTCCTCACCACGACGAAGGTGCTCATGGCGTCGGTCCGCGGCGGCGTCGGGCGTGAGACGGCCCACGAAGCGATCAAGGAGCACGCGGTCGCCGTCGCGCTCGAGATGCGCGAAGGCCGCGCCGAGAACGACCTCCTCGACCGGTTCGCGGCCGACGACCGCATCCCGCTCGACCGCGGTGAGCTGGACAAACTCCTCGCCGACCGGATTTCGTTCACCGGCACGGCCGGGCGGCAGGTCGCGCAGGTGGCCGAGCGCGTCACCCACGTCCTCGAGCGGTTCCCCGAGGCCACGGGGTACGTCCCGCAGCCGATCCTGTGA
- the dgoD gene encoding galactonate dehydratase — protein MKITAIETFLVAPRWLFLKVSTDEGISGWGEPVVEGRAETVRAAVHELSELLIGQDPLRIEDHWQVLRRGGFYRGGPVLSSALAGFDHALWDIAGKVRNAPVHELLGGPVRDRVRVYSWVGGDRPAGIREAVAAQVEAGFTAVKMNVAGPLAAIASPAEADAAVARAWEAREALGPHRDLAIDFHGRVSPAMARRLVRMLEDVQPMFVEEPVLPETQGDALRAVVEASTVPIAVGERLYSRWEFKPVLDAGVAVVQPDPSHAGGISELRRIGALAEMYGASLAPHCPLGPISLAASLQVAFATPNFLIQEQSAGMHYHDGREHGYLVDPSVFAFQDGYAARPLKPGLGIEVDEAAVRRADEIGHAWRSPVWRHDDGSFAEW, from the coding sequence GTGAAGATCACCGCCATCGAAACGTTCCTGGTCGCGCCGCGCTGGCTGTTCCTCAAGGTCAGTACCGACGAAGGGATCAGCGGCTGGGGCGAGCCCGTGGTCGAGGGCCGCGCGGAGACCGTGCGCGCGGCCGTGCACGAACTGTCCGAGCTGCTGATCGGCCAGGACCCGCTGCGCATCGAGGACCACTGGCAGGTGCTGCGCCGCGGCGGGTTCTACCGCGGCGGCCCGGTGCTCTCCAGCGCCCTGGCCGGGTTCGACCACGCGCTGTGGGACATCGCGGGCAAGGTCCGCAACGCGCCGGTGCACGAGCTGCTCGGCGGCCCGGTCCGCGACCGCGTCCGCGTCTACAGCTGGGTCGGCGGCGACCGCCCGGCCGGTATCCGCGAAGCCGTGGCCGCCCAGGTCGAGGCCGGGTTCACCGCGGTGAAGATGAACGTCGCCGGCCCGCTGGCGGCGATCGCCTCCCCGGCCGAGGCCGACGCTGCGGTGGCGCGCGCCTGGGAAGCTCGGGAGGCGCTCGGCCCGCACCGCGACCTCGCCATCGACTTCCACGGCCGCGTCTCGCCCGCGATGGCGCGCCGGCTGGTGCGGATGCTGGAGGACGTCCAGCCGATGTTCGTCGAGGAGCCGGTGCTGCCGGAGACCCAGGGCGACGCGCTGCGTGCGGTCGTCGAGGCGTCCACGGTGCCGATCGCGGTCGGCGAGCGGCTCTATTCGCGGTGGGAGTTCAAGCCGGTGCTCGACGCCGGTGTCGCGGTCGTCCAGCCGGATCCGTCGCACGCCGGCGGCATCTCGGAGCTGCGGCGGATCGGCGCGCTGGCCGAGATGTACGGCGCTTCGCTGGCGCCGCACTGCCCGCTCGGCCCGATTTCGCTGGCCGCGTCGCTGCAGGTGGCCTTCGCGACGCCGAACTTCCTGATCCAGGAACAAAGTGCGGGCATGCACTACCACGACGGCCGGGAGCACGGATACCTCGTCGATCCGTCGGTCTTCGCCTTCCAGGACGGTTACGCGGCCCGGCCGCTCAAGCCCGGCCTCGGCATCGAAGTCGACGAAGCGGCCGTGCGCCGCGCGGACGAGATCGGGCACGCCTGGCGCTCACCGGTGTGGCGGCACGACGACGGCAGCTTCGCCGAATGGTGA
- a CDS encoding SDR family NAD(P)-dependent oxidoreductase, which produces MRTAVVTGAASGIGAATARKLLADGYRVLGVDVAELPAGVTPIRGSVSDEATWAAIGEVDALVSNAYVPSTGPLHEIGRAEWQRQLDVNLTGAYLAVKACLPSLRERRGAIVLVSSVHAHFGLPGHPAYAASKGALVALARQLAVEYGPEVRVNSVLPGPVLTEAWKHIPPADRERSARATPAGRLGRPEEVADVIAFLLSAAASFVTGAELTVDGGWSAAKDSA; this is translated from the coding sequence ATGCGGACAGCGGTGGTGACCGGAGCGGCGTCCGGCATCGGGGCGGCGACGGCGCGGAAGCTCCTGGCGGACGGCTACCGCGTGCTGGGCGTGGACGTCGCCGAACTGCCCGCCGGCGTCACGCCGATCCGGGGTTCGGTGAGCGACGAAGCGACCTGGGCGGCCATCGGCGAGGTGGACGCGCTGGTCAGCAACGCCTACGTGCCCAGCACCGGGCCGCTGCACGAGATCGGCCGCGCCGAGTGGCAGCGCCAGCTCGACGTCAACCTGACCGGCGCCTACCTGGCCGTGAAGGCGTGCCTGCCGTCGCTGCGGGAACGTCGTGGCGCCATCGTGCTGGTCTCCTCGGTGCACGCGCACTTCGGCCTGCCGGGCCATCCCGCGTACGCCGCGAGCAAGGGCGCGCTCGTCGCGCTCGCCCGGCAGCTGGCCGTCGAGTACGGCCCCGAGGTGCGGGTCAACTCCGTGCTGCCGGGGCCGGTGCTCACCGAAGCCTGGAAGCACATCCCGCCGGCGGATCGCGAACGCAGCGCGCGGGCGACGCCGGCGGGTCGCCTCGGCCGGCCGGAGGAGGTCGCGGACGTGATCGCGTTCCTGCTCTCGGCCGCCGCGTCGTTCGTCACCGGGGCCGAACTGACGGTCGACGGCGGCTGGTCCGCCGCCAAGGATTCCGCGTAG
- a CDS encoding lactonase family protein, whose protein sequence is MAELVFVGCYTGDAGNGTGITTLSRSPSGSLREVASLPLESPSWLTRHPSLPVLYAANELSTGGVTALAISPSGELSVLGTAETGGAHPCHLAVTPDGRFLVCANYTGGSVAVFSLSPSGAPSARTALVQHHGTGPVSDRQEAAHVHMAVPSADGSVVSAVDLGTDEIRSYTLTPSGALEPLAVSSLPPGTGPRQLVRRPGTDLAYVVGELAGTLVTVREKAPGAFEVVSSTPSTLSSVTPNLVAHLELTDSRLYVSNRGPDCVTEFALDEAAAVADQPCGANPRHFALVDGTCYVAAQSENAITAFTLTASGEAELRYYPTGSPTFVLPVSLS, encoded by the coding sequence ATGGCTGAGCTGGTCTTCGTCGGGTGCTACACCGGCGATGCGGGGAACGGCACCGGGATCACGACGCTCTCGCGGTCGCCGTCCGGCTCGTTGCGCGAAGTGGCTTCGCTGCCGCTGGAGTCGCCGTCGTGGCTGACGCGCCACCCGTCGTTGCCGGTGCTGTACGCGGCCAACGAGCTGTCCACCGGTGGCGTGACGGCGTTGGCCATCTCGCCGTCGGGCGAGCTGTCGGTGCTGGGCACGGCCGAGACGGGCGGTGCGCACCCGTGCCACCTGGCGGTGACGCCGGACGGCCGGTTCCTGGTGTGCGCCAACTACACCGGCGGCAGTGTCGCGGTGTTTTCGCTGTCGCCGTCCGGTGCGCCGTCCGCCCGGACGGCCCTGGTCCAGCACCACGGCACCGGCCCGGTGTCCGACCGCCAGGAGGCGGCGCACGTCCACATGGCGGTCCCGTCGGCGGACGGGTCCGTCGTGAGCGCGGTCGACCTCGGCACGGACGAGATCCGCAGCTACACGCTGACGCCATCGGGTGCCCTCGAGCCGTTGGCGGTGTCTTCGCTGCCGCCGGGCACGGGGCCGCGCCAGCTGGTGCGCCGGCCGGGCACGGACCTGGCCTACGTCGTCGGCGAGCTGGCCGGGACGCTGGTGACCGTCCGCGAGAAGGCACCGGGCGCGTTCGAGGTGGTGTCCTCGACGCCGTCGACGCTTTCTTCCGTGACGCCCAACCTGGTGGCGCACCTGGAGCTGACCGACTCGCGCCTGTACGTGTCGAACCGCGGGCCGGACTGCGTCACGGAGTTCGCGCTGGACGAGGCGGCCGCGGTGGCGGACCAGCCGTGCGGCGCGAACCCGCGGCACTTCGCCTTGGTGGACGGCACTTGTTACGTGGCGGCGCAGTCGGAGAACGCGATCACGGCGTTCACGCTGACCGCGTCCGGCGAGGCGGAGCTGCGGTACTACCCGACGGGGTCGCCGACGTTCGTGCTGCCGGTTTCGCTTTCTTGA
- a CDS encoding FadR/GntR family transcriptional regulator: MTEHRPRGLHGQTVEALASRILSDEWGEGTVLDLPALREELDISLTALREALKVLAAKGMIDARQKRGTFVQPREKWNMLDADVMRWQTAAADDPVLLDELTEVRAVVEPAAARFAAERATEDDLEALREALADMAAAGDDPAASVQADLAFHRRLMAATHNSFLMRMERVIAIGLAERDKLVHGSSAAEDPVPNHRKVFDAIVAGDPAAAEQAMLALVTKAREDLEKAQRTRS; this comes from the coding sequence TTGACCGAACACCGGCCACGCGGGCTGCACGGCCAGACCGTGGAGGCACTGGCCAGCCGGATCCTCTCCGACGAGTGGGGCGAGGGCACCGTCCTGGACCTGCCCGCGCTGCGCGAAGAGCTCGACATCAGCCTGACCGCGCTGCGCGAAGCGCTGAAGGTGCTGGCCGCCAAGGGCATGATCGATGCCCGGCAGAAGCGGGGCACCTTCGTGCAGCCGCGCGAAAAGTGGAACATGCTCGACGCCGACGTCATGCGCTGGCAGACCGCGGCCGCCGATGATCCGGTGCTGCTCGACGAGCTCACCGAGGTGCGCGCGGTCGTCGAGCCCGCCGCCGCCCGGTTCGCCGCCGAGCGGGCGACCGAGGACGACCTCGAGGCGCTGCGGGAGGCGCTCGCCGACATGGCCGCCGCGGGGGATGATCCGGCGGCGAGCGTCCAGGCCGACCTCGCCTTCCACCGCCGGCTGATGGCCGCCACGCACAACAGCTTCCTGATGCGGATGGAACGGGTCATCGCGATCGGGCTGGCCGAGCGCGACAAGCTCGTGCACGGCTCCTCGGCCGCGGAGGACCCGGTGCCGAACCACCGGAAGGTGTTCGACGCGATCGTCGCGGGCGATCCGGCCGCGGCGGAGCAGGCGATGCTCGCCCTGGTCACGAAGGCCCGCGAAGACCTCGAGAAAGCTCAGCGCACGCGGTCTTGA
- a CDS encoding TetR/AcrR family transcriptional regulator encodes MTAATTPKGERRRAALVEAAAKLLVEGGFDAVRHRAVAERAGLPLASTTYYFDSLEDLVTAAVEHHSNAELATGRRRLEELATRNRGVQATVDLVLDLLLGPGSGDPAADAEAVLLRYERLVATGRRPYLRPLMRTLSAQLNELLTEIFARSGTPVTETELERLVALVDGAVVNALIAVDPEPRAAAARMLQAALEPAAQDRVR; translated from the coding sequence ATGACCGCTGCGACCACCCCCAAGGGGGAGCGACGGCGCGCCGCGCTCGTCGAGGCCGCCGCGAAACTGCTCGTCGAGGGCGGGTTCGACGCCGTCCGGCACCGGGCGGTGGCCGAGCGGGCGGGCCTGCCGCTCGCGTCGACGACGTACTACTTCGACTCGCTGGAAGACCTGGTCACGGCGGCCGTCGAGCACCACTCGAACGCCGAGCTGGCGACCGGCCGCCGCCGGCTCGAGGAGCTCGCGACCCGCAACCGCGGGGTGCAGGCGACCGTCGACCTGGTGCTGGACCTGCTGCTCGGCCCGGGCAGCGGTGACCCGGCGGCCGACGCCGAAGCCGTTCTCCTGCGGTACGAGCGGCTGGTCGCGACCGGCCGCCGCCCGTACCTGCGGCCGCTGATGCGGACGCTGTCGGCCCAGCTCAACGAGCTGCTGACGGAGATCTTCGCCCGGTCGGGCACCCCGGTCACCGAAACCGAGCTGGAGCGGCTGGTCGCGCTGGTCGACGGCGCGGTGGTGAACGCCCTGATCGCGGTCGACCCGGAGCCCCGCGCGGCGGCGGCCCGGATGCTCCAGGCGGCGCTGGAGCCCGCCGCTCAAGACCGCGTGCGCTGA
- a CDS encoding SigE family RNA polymerase sigma factor, with amino-acid sequence MDQRDEQEFAEYFAARRDAVRRTAYMLCGDWHRADDLAQTAFVALHRRWKKIRDRAATDAYVRKTLVRASIDESRRPWRREWQTETLPEPSDDTPGLDDLVATREDLLAALKEVPPKQRAVLVLRFFEGLDVTGAATALGCSEGNVKSQTARGLANLRQVLEREVETNG; translated from the coding sequence GTGGACCAGCGCGACGAGCAGGAGTTCGCGGAGTACTTCGCCGCCAGGCGGGACGCCGTGCGCCGGACCGCGTACATGCTCTGCGGCGACTGGCACCGGGCGGACGACCTCGCGCAGACGGCGTTCGTCGCACTGCACCGGAGGTGGAAGAAGATCAGGGATCGCGCGGCGACCGACGCGTACGTCCGCAAGACGCTCGTCCGGGCGTCGATCGACGAATCGCGGCGTCCGTGGCGGCGCGAGTGGCAGACCGAGACGCTGCCGGAGCCGTCCGACGACACGCCCGGCCTCGACGACCTCGTCGCGACCAGGGAGGACCTGCTCGCGGCGCTGAAGGAAGTGCCGCCCAAGCAGCGCGCGGTGCTGGTCTTGCGGTTCTTCGAAGGACTCGACGTGACCGGCGCGGCGACGGCGCTGGGCTGCAGCGAAGGCAACGTGAAGAGCCAGACCGCTCGCGGGCTGGCGAACCTGAGGCAGGTCCTCGAACGGGAGGTGGAGACCAATGGATGA
- a CDS encoding threonine aldolase family protein, giving the protein MTFTPPVLDFRSDTVTRPDETMRAAMASAEVGDNVLERDPTVAELEERAAHVLGMQAALWVPSGTMANLIALSLHLQRGDRFLATRGAHVLVNELGSAAWLAGGMPDILEHDGGPGRPSPDTLAAAIGQPGPYFTLRTSLLCLENTHNAAGGAVTPPDEHAQLLSVAKEAGLTVHLDGARLWQAAVALEVPPAALTVGVDTVSACFSKGLGAPVGSVVAGSAAFVERARRMRQMLGGGVRQGGVLAAACLIALDRIPDLAESHENARRLADGLREHGWPANTPDTNIVLAEVPDIPTALAWLDSLGIRAVQMAGKVRFVTHRDLSATDVEEAVRRIKTGV; this is encoded by the coding sequence GTGACCTTCACCCCGCCCGTCCTGGATTTCCGCTCCGACACCGTGACCCGGCCGGACGAAACGATGCGGGCGGCGATGGCCTCCGCCGAAGTCGGGGACAACGTCCTCGAGCGCGATCCCACGGTCGCGGAGCTGGAGGAGCGCGCGGCGCACGTCCTGGGCATGCAGGCCGCGCTCTGGGTGCCGAGCGGGACGATGGCCAACCTGATCGCGCTGAGCCTGCACCTGCAGCGCGGCGACCGGTTCCTCGCCACCCGGGGCGCGCACGTGCTGGTCAACGAGCTGGGCTCGGCGGCGTGGCTGGCCGGCGGCATGCCGGACATCCTCGAGCACGACGGCGGCCCGGGCCGCCCGTCGCCCGACACGCTCGCGGCCGCGATCGGACAGCCCGGGCCGTACTTCACATTGCGGACATCGCTGCTGTGCCTCGAGAACACCCACAACGCGGCCGGCGGCGCGGTGACCCCGCCCGACGAGCACGCCCAGCTGCTGTCCGTCGCCAAGGAAGCGGGCCTGACCGTGCACCTCGACGGCGCCCGGCTGTGGCAGGCCGCGGTCGCCCTCGAAGTGCCGCCGGCCGCGCTGACCGTCGGCGTCGACACCGTGTCCGCCTGTTTCAGCAAGGGCCTCGGCGCGCCGGTCGGCTCGGTCGTCGCGGGCAGCGCGGCGTTCGTCGAGCGGGCCCGCCGGATGCGGCAGATGCTGGGCGGCGGCGTCCGGCAGGGCGGTGTCCTGGCCGCGGCCTGCCTGATCGCGCTGGACCGCATCCCCGACCTGGCCGAGTCGCACGAGAACGCCCGGCGGCTCGCCGACGGCCTCCGCGAGCACGGCTGGCCGGCCAACACGCCCGACACCAACATCGTGCTCGCCGAAGTGCCCGACATCCCGACCGCGCTCGCCTGGCTCGACTCGCTCGGCATCCGGGCGGTGCAGATGGCGGGCAAGGTCCGGTTCGTGACCCACCGGGACCTGAGTGCGACCGACGTCGAAGAAGCCGTACGCCGGATCAAGACCGGCGTCTGA